In Candidatus Eisenbacteria bacterium, the genomic window AGCCGGTGGTCGGGGTTCCCGACACGACGAACGGCGCGGTGGAGCGGTGGGTCGAGTACTTCGCGGGTCGCGCGCAGAAGACCTTCGCCCGCTGGCTCGAACGATCGGGGCGCTACGAGGCGATGATGCAGAAGATCCTGGAAGAGGAAAACCTCCCGGCGGATCTCTACTACGTCGCGCTCATCGAGAGCGGGCTCAATCCTCACGCCTACTCCCGCTCGCACGCGGTCGGGATGTGGCAGTTCATCAAGGGGACCGGCCGCCTCTACGACCTCCAAGCGGATTACTGGCTCGATGAGCGAAGAGACCCGGAGCTCTCCGGCCGTGCGGCTGCTCGACACCTCAAGGATCTCTACGAGACTTTCGGAGATTGGTATCTCGCGCTCGCGGCGTACAACTGCGGAGAGGGGCGCGTCCTCCGCGAGATCGCGCGCTCGGGAACGCACGATTACTGGAAGCTGAGCCGCCTCCCGAAGGAGACGCGCGAGTACGTCCCCAAGTTCCTCGCGGCGCGCCGGGTGGCGCAGCATCCGGAGAAGTACGGGTTCCGCGTGGTCCCCGATCCGCCTCTTCGCTACGAGACGATCCGCGTGTACGAGACCACGAGCCTCGGCGCCGTGGCGGATTGCGCGGGCGCCTCGCTCCGCGAGATCGAGGACCTGAACCCCGCGATCCGCAAGTCGGTGACCCCTCCCTCGCGCGCGAGCATGGAGCTCCGGCTCCCTCCCGGGACCTCCGACCGCGTAAGGGAGTGCATCCAGTCGATGCCGATCGGGGAGCGCGTCGCCTGGGAAGAGTATCGGGTGCGGAAGGGGGACGTTCTCTCGGCGATCGCGCGGCGGTTCGGCACAACGGTCTCCGCCATCGAGGAGATGAACAGCCTGAAGAACCACCGGCTCCGCGTCGGGCAGACGCTGCTCGTCCCCCATGCGGTGCAGACTCGCGTCGCCTCTCATCATGCAGAAGCGAAGGCCGAGAAGCCCGCGCCTTCCGGCGACCGGTTGGCGTATCGCTACTCGGTCCGGAAGGGGGACACGCTCTCCAAGCTCTCGCGGCTCTTCGCGGTGAGCGTCTCCGAGATCCAAGAGTGGAACAACCTCGACTCGCCGCGCCATCTGCGCGCGGGGGATCCGCTCGTTCTCTTCCTGCCGAGCATCGTGGCCGAGAACTTCGGGCTCTCGCCCCACGGAGAGGCGGGGAAGATCTACTACACCGTGAAGCGCGGGGACACGCTGAACTCGATCGGACGGCGGCACGGCGTCTCCGCGGCGGACCTCGCCCGCTGGAACGGGATCGGCCTCAAGGCTACGATCCATCCGGGCGACCGCATCGTTATCCTGAAGGGGAAGGATTCGTAGAAGGCGAGCGCCCTCGATCCGTCCGCCGTCCGACCGCGGCCCGGCTCATCCGCCCTCGCGCGTCCCCGAGAAGCGGATCGAGGCTCCCATCGACGGGACCCACTCCTTGTCCCGATCCCTCTCGACCCGAACGAAGAAACGCCGCGCCGCGCGCGGATGAACGCGCACCTCGAGCGCGGGAAGATCGAGCGTCGTCACTTCACCCGTCAAGAACTCCGTCCCGTGCGGGACGGCCCCCTCGCGGGGATCGTCGATCGAGCCCTCCCCCTCCCGCCGGTGCTCGTGCTCGAGGAGAACCTCCCACGATCTCCCGCGCCGTACGGAGAGGCGAAGGAGGATCCGGTCCGCGTCCGGGCCGATCATGTGGCCGAGAAGCGCGCGCCCGTGCGTGTAGCGGTTCCACGGCATCTCGTGGCCGTAGACCCAATTGTGGACGCGCACGTACTCCGCGTCGAAGAAGACCCCCTCGAGTCGCGGGATCTCCTTCGCCCGCGCGCCGATGAGAAACCCGATCTGGTTCGGCTCGGTCGTCCGGTCGTACTGGAAGTCGTCGACGAGAAGTTCTCCGAAGAGGTCGAGCGTTGGGTGGGCGCGGAGATACGCGTCGATGCTCCAGAGCACATTGTCGTCCCCGTCGTTGTTCCAATCGATCGCGTAGTAGACCATGAGCGGGTTCGCGTACTCCCAATCGAAGGCCCGGTTCTTCCCGCCGTACACGACGGTCTCGGAGAGGGCGAGGCGCGCCAGGCTCCCAAGACGGAGCGAGAGGCGATGCCCGGAGAGGTAGCGCCGCGCGGACTCCCCTTTCTCCTCGATCGGAAGATCGTCGAGCGCGGCGACGAACGCGTGCGCGGTGAGCGGCCCCCAGCGGACATCGGCTCCGATCTGGTCGAGCGGCGGAGCGGCGCCCTGGAGAAGGAGCGCGCCGGAGAGCCCGTTCCCCCACGCGACCGGGCGTCTTCCCGCGGTCGCACGGACGCGGGGAAGCCGAAACGCCGCGTAGGCGTGCGTGAAGTGTCCCGTGATCCCCTCCTTCCATTCGCTTCCGAGGAAGGAGGGATCGTCGGCGGCCCGCGTGTCGATCCGGACGCGCTGGTGCCAAAACACATGAGGGTTCAAGCGAACGGCGAGGTCTCCGTGGAGGACCGCGCGCGCCGCGCCCCTTCGGCGATCGCGCCCTTCGATCGCGAACGTCCCCTTCGCCGAGACCGCGCTCCGCTCTCCTCTTCCCTCCGCGAGAGAGACGATCTCTGGAGCGAGCTCGTCGGCAAGCTCTTCGAGAAGACCGCGGAGCGCCGGGGAGACGGAGCCGCCGGCCGCGAGCTGTCGGCGCTCCGCGACCTCGCGCGCGAGCGCGCCGCGCGTCATCGGAAGGGTCCACGGGTCGAGCTCGGTGAAGGGCGCGAGGGAGTGCGCCCTCCGCGCCGCCTCGACCGTCCACTCGTCGACCGGGATCGCCTCCTCCTCGAGCGCGCCGGCCCCGCCCGCGAGAAGAAGAAGGAAGGTCACGAGGAGCCGCGCGGCCCGGACGCACGGGCGGCGGCGATCGCGGAGACCTCGCGCGCTCCCGCCCCGAGGAGCGCCCGCGCGAGCTCCTCCGCGGTCGCCCCGGTCGTCCACACGTCGTCGACGATGAGGATTCGTTTCCCGCGCACCGCCGAGGGATCCCGGACGCGGAAGACCCCCCGCACGTTCTTCCTCCGCCCCTCGGGGGAGAGTTTCGTTTGCGAGCGCGACCTGCCGACGCGCCGGACCGCACGCTCCGCGACCGGAATCCCGAGAAGGCGCGAGATGTGCCGCGCGAGAACAGCGGACTGATTGAAGCCCCTCTCCGCCGCGCGCGCGCGCGTCAAGGGGACCGGGACGAGAAGATCCGCGCGCATGAGCGCCGGGTCCGAGACGATCGTCCCCGCCATTCCCCGGGCGAGCCTCTCCCCGAGAAGGATGAAACCTCCATACTTGAATCGATGAAGGATCTCGCCGAGCGTCTCGTTCCAAACGTTCGCACTCCTCGCGCGGACGACCGGTCCGCACTCCTCTTCCGTAGGGCCGTCACCGCCCTGAGAAATCGGCCATCGATCGCGGCGTCTCGCGCGCTCCCAGCAGGTCTCGCAGACGAGTCGCTCCTCTTCCCCAAGCCTCTCACCGCACCGGAGACAGAGCGGCGGAAAAAGAAAATCGAGAACCGCCTTCCACACTCCCCATCCCTCCCCCGAAGCGGAACCCGCTTCTCTTCATCGTTCGCTCTCCCCATCGGGCGGCGCGGAGAGCTCTCCGCGCGCCCGCCCGCGCATCGAAGAGGAACGCCCTCTCTCTCTCTGCCCTCGCGTCCCCGCCGTGGCGAGAAGACCCCGCTCCATCACCGAGAAAGGCGGGGTCTTTCCGAACCAGAGACGGAACGACTCCCTCCCCTGCGCGATCAGCATCCCCGAACCTTCCTCGGCGGGAACGCCGTACGACCGGGCGAGCGCGACGAGCCGCGTCCCGCGCGGGCGCACGACGAGATCGAGAACCCCTTTCGCTTTCCGCACGACCCGCGCGGAGAGGGGAAGAGGATCGCCCGGCTCCATGCCGAGGGGGGTCGCGTTCACGAGAAGATCCGCCTCCGCCTCCTCCCTCCGGTCCCACGGGATCGCCCGGCCGACCGTCTCCCCCCCCAAGCTCTCCACCATCTTCTTCCCGAGCGCGAGCTTCCGACTGGCCACGAGGATCTCCTCGAAGCCCTCTTCCTTGAGAACGAAGAGCGCCGCGCGCGCCGCGCCCCCCTTGCCGAGAAGAAGCGCGGTCTTCATCCCGCGCGCGCGGACGCGCCGAAGCGCCTCGCGGAACCCGAGCACGTCGGTGTTCTCCCCTTCGAGCGCCTCCCCGCGGAGCACCACCGTGTTCACCGCCCCCGTGCGGGCGGCCTCGTCTCCGAGTCGGTCGAGAAAGGGGAGGATCGCCTCCTTGTGCGGAATCGTCACGTTGAGGCCGAGCATCCCGAGCGCGCGCACCGCGTCCACCGCCCTCCCGAGGCTCTCTCGCGTCACTTGAAACGCGAAATAGTGAGCATTCAGACGATAATGCTCGAGCGCGGCGTTCTGGATCGCGGGGGAGAGGCTCCGGGCGACCGGATCACCGATGACGCCGAGGACGCGCGTTTCGGAATCGATCATCTCCTTCGACCCCTCCACCAGAAGAGGACCGCGGAGAAGAGGAAGAGAAGGACGCTGAGAAGCTGGTTCCATGTCCAAACGGCGCCGCCGATGCCGACGGTGGAGACGTCCTCGTAATAGCGGATCCGGTCGAGGAAGAACCGCGAGATGCCGTACAGCCCGACGAGAAGAAGGAAGAGGCGGCCCTCTCCGCCGAGCGGCCGCGCCGCGGGCTTCCCCACCTCCCCCGCGATGCGGGAAGGCGGACGCCCGACGCGTTCCGCGGCGAGCAGAACGAGGAAGAGAGCGAAACCGACGAGGGATTCGTAGATCTGCGCCGGGTGGAGCGGCACGCCGTAGAACTCGGATCCCGCCGCCGAGTGGGGCGGAAAGCGAACGCCCCATCCGGATGCGGCCGGGACTCCGAAGCAGCATCCGTTGAGGAAGCAACCAATCCGCGTGATGCCGAGGCCGAGCGCGACGGAGGGGGCGACGATGTCGCTCACCTTCCAGAAGGGCATCCGGCGGAACCGCATGTAGACGGCCGAGGCGGTGATCGCGCCGAGGAGCCCGCCGTACATCGTGAGGCCCCCGAGCCACACCTCGACCACGCTCCAGGGATGCGCGGCGAACTCCTCCCAGTAGGGGATCACGTAGAGCACGCGCGCGCCGACGACCGAGGCCGCGAGGATCACGAGGGAGAGATCGGTTATGCGGGACGGGTCGACGCCGCGGGCCCTCCCGCGCCGCACCGCGAGGATAATCCCGATCGCGAAGGAGAGAGCGATGAGCACGCCGTAGGACCGGATCGTAATAGAATCGATGATCGGAAGAGGACCGATCTTGCAAACGATCGGGAACATCGCGGCTCTCCTTCCCCGGCTAGCAGCGGCCCGACTTGATCTGCCTCGGTCCTCGCACGCCCCGGGCCGGCACGCGCGGGAGGGTCCGGGAGGGGAAGCGCTCTTCCCCTCCCGGTAGGGCCCGCGGGGAGGGCCAGGCGCTTGCGGCCCGAAGGGCCCTCAGCAAGCGGCGGGGCCTTCCCCGCGAAGTGCCGCTCCCGAACCGTCTGCCAAAGACAGTTGGAGCGGCACTAGCGGCGTCTTCGGAGCCCCACCCCGAGGACGACGCCGATCGCGAAAAGGGTCGTGGTCATCGAAGAGCCTCCGTACGAGAGAAGCGGGAGAGGCAGCCCGGTCACCGGGACGAGCCCGAGGGTCATCCCGACGTTCACCACGACCTGGAACGAAAGATACCCGAAAAACCCGATGACGAGAAGGGACGCGAAGCGGTCCCGCGTCCGCGAGGCCGCGAGAAGGATGCGCCCGAGAACGACCGCGTAGAGAACGACAAGGATGACGCAGCCGAGGAACCCGAACTCCTCCCCCACCACCGAAAAGATGAAGTCCGTATGCTGCTCGGGAAGGAACGAGAGCCCCTTCTGCGTTCCCTCCAGGAAGCCCTTTCCCGCGAGCCCGCCCGAGCCGATCGCCACCTCCGATTGGATGATCTGATAACCTGCACCGAGCGGATCG contains:
- the aroE gene encoding shikimate dehydrogenase — protein: MIDSETRVLGVIGDPVARSLSPAIQNAALEHYRLNAHYFAFQVTRESLGRAVDAVRALGMLGLNVTIPHKEAILPFLDRLGDEAARTGAVNTVVLRGEALEGENTDVLGFREALRRVRARGMKTALLLGKGGAARAALFVLKEEGFEEILVASRKLALGKKMVESLGGETVGRAIPWDRREEAEADLLVNATPLGMEPGDPLPLSARVVRKAKGVLDLVVRPRGTRLVALARSYGVPAEEGSGMLIAQGRESFRLWFGKTPPFSVMERGLLATAGTRGQRERGRSSSMRGRARGELSAPPDGESER
- a CDS encoding LysM peptidoglycan-binding domain-containing protein — its product is MKQARWLLIAPLFLLIGCASRVDPPLADPTEDSPPANDETVFEEAEGLYLHGLDLYRSGRWDAAERSFEKALRVLAEGPAGEFQEEETRRAARLLHAKALYYRDRSAGKYEEEGPLPPPPADKPVVGVPDTTNGAVERWVEYFAGRAQKTFARWLERSGRYEAMMQKILEEENLPADLYYVALIESGLNPHAYSRSHAVGMWQFIKGTGRLYDLQADYWLDERRDPELSGRAAARHLKDLYETFGDWYLALAAYNCGEGRVLREIARSGTHDYWKLSRLPKETREYVPKFLAARRVAQHPEKYGFRVVPDPPLRYETIRVYETTSLGAVADCAGASLREIEDLNPAIRKSVTPPSRASMELRLPPGTSDRVRECIQSMPIGERVAWEEYRVRKGDVLSAIARRFGTTVSAIEEMNSLKNHRLRVGQTLLVPHAVQTRVASHHAEAKAEKPAPSGDRLAYRYSVRKGDTLSKLSRLFAVSVSEIQEWNNLDSPRHLRAGDPLVLFLPSIVAENFGLSPHGEAGKIYYTVKRGDTLNSIGRRHGVSAADLARWNGIGLKATIHPGDRIVILKGKDS
- the lgt gene encoding prolipoprotein diacylglyceryl transferase is translated as MFPIVCKIGPLPIIDSITIRSYGVLIALSFAIGIILAVRRGRARGVDPSRITDLSLVILAASVVGARVLYVIPYWEEFAAHPWSVVEVWLGGLTMYGGLLGAITASAVYMRFRRMPFWKVSDIVAPSVALGLGITRIGCFLNGCCFGVPAASGWGVRFPPHSAAGSEFYGVPLHPAQIYESLVGFALFLVLLAAERVGRPPSRIAGEVGKPAARPLGGEGRLFLLLVGLYGISRFFLDRIRYYEDVSTVGIGGAVWTWNQLLSVLLFLFSAVLFWWRGRRR
- a CDS encoding ComF family protein, encoding MWKAVLDFLFPPLCLRCGERLGEEERLVCETCWERARRRDRWPISQGGDGPTEEECGPVVRARSANVWNETLGEILHRFKYGGFILLGERLARGMAGTIVSDPALMRADLLVPVPLTRARAAERGFNQSAVLARHISRLLGIPVAERAVRRVGRSRSQTKLSPEGRRKNVRGVFRVRDPSAVRGKRILIVDDVWTTGATAEELARALLGAGAREVSAIAAARASGPRGSS